A stretch of Arthrobacter sp. NEB 688 DNA encodes these proteins:
- a CDS encoding peptidylprolyl isomerase produces the protein MTKKQERARARRRWEKQQARQSQRQSDRARLQRLVAVVGVVVVVLGIVGVLAVTVGRGDGGGGDTPGSDNTPATVVAGCQPPPSPLGTKAELTLPDATTARGKVFDATIATNCGDIVVRLDGTKAPQAVASFLQLARESYWKDSPCHRLTTAESLKVLQCGDPTGTGQGGPGYGFGVENAPQDGAYPRGTLAMARTQDPKEGNGGQFFIVYGDSSLPDPDGYTVFGTVTSGLDIVDRVAAEGVAPNTSSPDDGSPAAPISILSVAVTEEKS, from the coding sequence GTGACGAAGAAGCAGGAGCGGGCGCGGGCTCGCCGCCGCTGGGAGAAGCAGCAGGCCAGGCAGTCGCAGCGGCAGAGCGACCGGGCCCGTCTCCAGCGCCTCGTGGCGGTCGTCGGGGTGGTCGTCGTCGTCCTCGGCATCGTCGGCGTGCTCGCCGTGACCGTCGGGCGCGGGGACGGCGGCGGGGGCGACACGCCCGGGAGCGACAACACCCCGGCCACGGTCGTCGCCGGCTGCCAGCCGCCGCCGAGCCCGCTCGGCACCAAGGCCGAGCTGACCCTGCCCGACGCGACGACCGCGCGCGGCAAGGTCTTCGACGCGACGATCGCGACCAACTGCGGCGACATCGTCGTGCGCCTCGACGGCACCAAGGCCCCCCAGGCCGTCGCCTCGTTCCTCCAGCTCGCTCGCGAGAGCTACTGGAAGGACTCCCCCTGCCACCGGCTGACGACCGCCGAGAGCCTCAAGGTCCTCCAGTGCGGGGACCCGACGGGCACCGGCCAGGGCGGCCCCGGCTACGGCTTCGGCGTCGAGAACGCCCCCCAGGACGGCGCCTACCCGCGCGGCACGCTCGCGATGGCCCGGACCCAGGACCCGAAGGAGGGCAACGGCGGCCAGTTCTTCATCGTGTACGGCGACTCGAGCCTCCCGGACCCCGACGGGTACACCGTGTTCGGCACGGTCACCTCCGGGTTGGATATCGTCGACCGCGTCGCCGCCGAAGGGGTCGCTCCCAACACGAGCTCCCCGGACGACGGATCGCCTGCCGCACCGATCAGCATCCTCAGCGTTGCTGTCACCGAGGAGAAGTCCTGA